One genomic segment of Amycolatopsis sp. WQ 127309 includes these proteins:
- a CDS encoding putative quinol monooxygenase, whose product MTVIVAGPVFVEPADRDRVVAGLRVVVEAARRHPGCLDVSISPDPLDPARVNIFEHWETPEILDAWRAIAPPPTFPAEIKEDRVRKHVVTCSGPAFD is encoded by the coding sequence ATGACTGTGATCGTCGCCGGCCCGGTGTTCGTCGAGCCCGCCGACCGGGACCGGGTCGTCGCCGGGCTCCGGGTCGTCGTCGAGGCGGCGCGGCGGCATCCGGGCTGCCTCGACGTCTCGATCTCCCCCGATCCGCTCGACCCGGCCCGGGTGAACATCTTCGAGCACTGGGAGACGCCGGAGATCCTGGACGCCTGGCGCGCGATCGCCCCGCCGCCGACGTTCCCGGCGGAGATCAAGGAGGACCGGGTCCGCAAGCACGTCGTCACCTGCTCCGGCCCGGCTTTCGACTAG
- a CDS encoding serine hydrolase, producing the protein MRRTALVAAVIATAGLTTATQAAASTQLEQLARNLVAAGAPGVIVRVDDGRGRPVEIAEHAPWAHRLEGGDEFRMGSNTKTVMATITLQLVAEHRLALSDPAGKWLPGAASGVTVRMLLNHTSGLSDYAEDPALRGAILGKDPHRWTAAELFAVGAGHPPLFAPGADWSYSNTNYAAVGVILERVTGASLADLVRDRIARPLHLAHTYLPADGAWRGRHAHGYEPDATHMPLAVPAEFTDVAGTHRAGHVDVSGNDPGWGASAGAIVSSAPDWARFYTALMSGKLLPAAQLAEMRTVVGPGYGLGILTATTPCGTFWGHDGGITGYSSSTITDSTGRRTATILVPTEFLFEFDADPKLAEAQRALQNAVTCAMFGKAGQRRSSHMTRRPTSPRCGWRNAPGAVPRVTNPRLS; encoded by the coding sequence ATGAGACGAACAGCCCTGGTCGCGGCCGTGATCGCGACGGCGGGCCTGACGACCGCGACCCAAGCCGCCGCGAGCACCCAGCTCGAACAGCTCGCCCGGAACCTGGTGGCCGCCGGTGCGCCGGGGGTGATCGTGCGCGTGGACGACGGGCGCGGGCGGCCCGTCGAGATCGCCGAGCACGCGCCCTGGGCGCACCGGCTCGAGGGCGGGGACGAGTTCCGGATGGGGTCGAACACCAAGACCGTCATGGCCACCATCACCCTGCAGCTCGTGGCCGAACACCGGCTCGCGCTGAGCGATCCCGCCGGGAAGTGGTTGCCGGGCGCAGCATCCGGCGTCACGGTGCGCATGTTGCTCAACCACACCAGCGGCCTGTCCGACTACGCCGAGGACCCCGCCCTCCGCGGCGCGATCCTCGGCAAGGACCCCCATCGGTGGACCGCCGCCGAGCTGTTCGCCGTCGGGGCCGGGCACCCGCCGCTGTTCGCGCCGGGCGCGGACTGGTCCTACAGCAACACGAACTACGCCGCCGTCGGCGTGATCCTGGAACGCGTCACCGGAGCGAGCCTCGCCGACCTCGTGCGGGACCGGATCGCCCGGCCGTTGCACCTGGCGCACACCTACCTGCCCGCCGACGGCGCCTGGCGCGGCCGGCACGCGCACGGCTACGAGCCGGACGCCACCCACATGCCACTGGCGGTGCCCGCGGAGTTCACCGACGTCGCCGGGACGCACCGGGCCGGGCACGTGGACGTCTCCGGCAACGACCCGGGCTGGGGCGCCTCGGCCGGGGCGATCGTGAGCAGCGCACCGGACTGGGCGCGCTTCTACACCGCGTTGATGTCCGGAAAGCTGCTGCCCGCAGCACAACTGGCCGAGATGCGCACGGTCGTCGGCCCCGGCTACGGACTGGGAATCCTGACCGCCACCACCCCGTGCGGCACCTTCTGGGGCCACGACGGCGGGATCACCGGCTACTCCAGCAGCACCATCACCGACAGCACCGGCCGCCGCACCGCGACGATCCTCGTCCCGACGGAGTTCCTGTTCGAGTTCGACGCCGACCCGAAGCTGGCCGAAGCCCAGCGGGCGCTGCAGAACGCCGTGACCTGCGCGATGTTCGGCAAAGCCGGTCAGCGCAGGTCCAGCCACATGACGCGCAGGCCGACGTCGCCCCGCTGCGGGTGGCGGAACGCGCCGGGTGCCGTGCCGAGGGTGACGAACCCGAGGCTCTCGTAG
- a CDS encoding GNAT family N-acetyltransferase, producing MGPARHRAVPGVLARVAGAGAPAVPQHGAVFVLFGQTRDARDVFAARGFLLAAGGAPPVGQSPCAVVLRPGAARVIREARAQDWPAIWPIVHDISTEQETFPYDPAMTEADARRMWLVAAPGRVVVATEGDRVTGTANMYANRPGPGSHIASGSLMVAAGARGTGVGRALATDLIGWARRTGFAAIQFNAVVDVNTAAVRLYESLGFVTLGTAPGAFRHPQRGDVGLRVMWLDLR from the coding sequence GTGGGCCCCGCCCGACACCGCGCTGTGCCGGGCGTCCTGGCGCGCGTCGCGGGCGCCGGCGCCCCGGCGGTTCCGCAGCACGGCGCGGTGTTCGTCCTTTTCGGACAGACACGCGACGCGCGGGACGTCTTCGCGGCGCGGGGGTTCCTCCTGGCCGCCGGCGGTGCGCCACCGGTGGGGCAGTCCCCGTGCGCGGTGGTGCTACGGCCCGGGGCGGCGCGGGTGATCCGCGAGGCCCGCGCGCAAGACTGGCCGGCGATCTGGCCGATCGTCCACGACATCAGCACCGAGCAGGAGACGTTCCCCTACGACCCGGCCATGACCGAGGCCGACGCGCGGCGGATGTGGCTGGTGGCCGCGCCCGGCCGGGTGGTCGTCGCGACCGAGGGGGACCGGGTGACCGGGACCGCGAACATGTACGCCAACCGGCCCGGGCCCGGCAGCCACATCGCGTCCGGCAGCCTGATGGTCGCCGCGGGTGCGCGGGGCACCGGGGTGGGCCGGGCCCTCGCCACGGACCTGATCGGCTGGGCCCGGCGCACCGGGTTCGCGGCGATCCAGTTCAACGCCGTCGTCGACGTGAACACCGCCGCGGTCCGGCTCTACGAGAGCCTCGGGTTCGTCACCCTCGGCACGGCACCCGGCGCGTTCCGCCACCCGCAGCGGGGCGACGTCGGCCTGCGCGTCATGTGGCTGGACCTGCGCTGA
- a CDS encoding ferredoxin → MKLSVDPIGCRAHGLCADLLPERIRLDEWGYPVLAAGPVPPALVADARRAAAACPVLAMRLRK, encoded by the coding sequence GTGAAGCTCTCGGTGGATCCGATCGGCTGCCGCGCCCACGGGCTGTGCGCGGACCTGCTCCCCGAACGGATCCGGCTCGACGAATGGGGCTACCCGGTGCTGGCCGCGGGCCCGGTCCCGCCGGCGCTGGTGGCGGACGCCCGCCGCGCCGCCGCGGCGTGTCCGGTGCTGGCCATGCGGCTGCGGAAGTGA
- a CDS encoding NADH-ubiquinone oxidoreductase-F iron-sulfur binding region domain-containing protein — protein sequence MSTPTTTLPPHRLDLAGHRRHHGVVPWVAYHGDDGRDRLIDAVAAADLRGRGGGGFPTAVKLRAARARRSIVVANGCEGDPLSRKDAALLALSPHLVLDGLQLAAHAIGATEAVLCVHAGSPVLGSIATALAERDDRVPVRVVEIPRRYVASEESALVHYLTSGDARPLGKQPRPAERGVRGRPTLVDNVDTLAQLALVVLLGPHHYRATRTDLVTVTGAVRGPGVVLVRAGAALSEVLAAAGGEAEAVQAVLVGGYGGTWTADLRGALSGIAAVHVLPASACGLGYTAKVLAFLAAESARQCGPCMFGLPAIAADFAELVRGGDATGRLARRIPLLTGRGACAHPDGAARLAASALRTFEADVAAHLAGGRCRVPAGVA from the coding sequence ATGAGCACCCCGACGACCACCCTGCCCCCGCACCGGCTCGACCTGGCCGGCCACCGGCGTCACCACGGCGTCGTGCCCTGGGTCGCCTACCACGGCGACGACGGCCGCGACCGGCTGATCGACGCCGTCGCGGCGGCGGACCTGCGCGGCCGCGGTGGCGGTGGCTTCCCGACGGCGGTCAAGCTGCGCGCGGCCCGGGCCCGGCGCTCGATCGTCGTCGCGAACGGTTGTGAAGGCGACCCGTTGAGCCGGAAGGACGCCGCGCTGCTCGCGCTGTCCCCGCACCTCGTGCTGGACGGCCTGCAGCTCGCCGCGCACGCGATCGGCGCGACCGAAGCCGTCTTGTGCGTGCACGCCGGCAGCCCGGTGCTCGGGAGCATCGCCACGGCGCTCGCCGAGCGCGACGACCGCGTGCCGGTGCGCGTCGTGGAGATCCCGCGCCGGTACGTCGCGAGCGAGGAGTCGGCACTGGTCCACTACCTGACCTCCGGCGACGCGCGGCCGCTCGGCAAACAGCCGCGGCCCGCCGAACGCGGGGTGCGCGGCCGGCCGACGCTGGTGGACAACGTCGACACCCTGGCGCAGCTCGCGCTCGTCGTCCTGCTCGGCCCGCACCACTACCGCGCGACGCGGACGGACCTGGTCACGGTGACCGGCGCGGTCCGCGGCCCCGGCGTCGTCCTGGTGCGCGCTGGAGCTGCCCTCTCGGAGGTGCTCGCGGCGGCGGGCGGCGAGGCCGAGGCGGTCCAGGCGGTGCTCGTCGGCGGGTACGGCGGGACGTGGACGGCCGATCTGCGCGGCGCCTTGTCCGGGATCGCGGCGGTGCACGTCCTGCCGGCGTCGGCGTGCGGTCTCGGCTACACGGCGAAGGTCCTGGCGTTCCTCGCGGCGGAGTCGGCGCGGCAGTGCGGGCCGTGCATGTTCGGCCTCCCGGCGATCGCGGCGGACTTCGCCGAGCTGGTCCGCGGCGGCGACGCGACCGGACGCCTGGCGCGGCGCATCCCGTTGCTGACCGGCCGCGGCGCGTGCGCCCACCCGGACGGCGCGGCCCGCCTCGCCGCATCGGCGTTGCGGACGTTCGAGGCCGACGTCGCGGCGCACCTGGCCGGCGGCCGCTGCCGGGTCCCGGCGGGTGTGGCGTGA
- a CDS encoding ferric reductase-like transmembrane domain-containing protein, whose translation MSSAVWYFSRATGLVSLVLFTAVVVLGALGAGRFATREWPRFTVAAVHRNLALTSLAFLAAHIASAILDGYVSLSWLDVVLPFGASYQPFWVGLGAVAIDLLLAIVVTSLVRTRIPAKAWKAVHWLAYLCWPVALAHGIGMAESDAAHGWLIALDVLCVLAVLGGIAFRAGTRHADTETRKLSPLGGTR comes from the coding sequence GTGAGCTCCGCCGTCTGGTACTTCAGCCGCGCGACCGGGCTGGTGTCGCTGGTGCTCTTCACCGCCGTCGTCGTCCTCGGCGCGCTCGGCGCCGGCCGGTTCGCCACGCGGGAGTGGCCGCGGTTCACCGTGGCCGCGGTCCACCGGAACCTGGCCCTGACCAGCCTCGCGTTCCTCGCCGCGCACATCGCGTCGGCCATCCTCGACGGTTACGTCTCGCTGAGCTGGCTCGACGTCGTGCTCCCGTTCGGCGCGAGCTACCAGCCGTTCTGGGTCGGCCTCGGCGCCGTCGCGATCGACCTGCTGCTCGCGATCGTCGTCACCAGCCTGGTGCGCACTCGAATCCCGGCGAAGGCGTGGAAGGCCGTGCACTGGCTGGCGTACCTCTGCTGGCCGGTCGCGCTGGCGCACGGCATCGGCATGGCCGAGAGCGACGCCGCGCACGGCTGGCTGATCGCGCTCGACGTCCTGTGCGTGCTCGCCGTGCTCGGCGGGATCGCCTTCCGCGCCGGCACCCGGCACGCCGACACCGAAACCCGCAAGCTCTCCCCGCTCGGAGGCACCCGATGA
- a CDS encoding FAD:protein FMN transferase, with protein MTPAATAFRALGTTAEVLVTDPARLETAVELLHDELDAVDEACSRFRADSEISRLHDVAGRQVRVGPLLTEALAAALRAARLTGGLVDPTVGTAVRALGYDRDFAAVTDGPLGAAAPAPGWHRVLFDPVRALVVLPRGVHLDLGATAKALAADRAARRIHAATGCGTLVNLGGDLRVEGPAPAGGWQVAIGDDHAGAVTRPDTTIALSGGGLATSGTTRRRWRRGGRTVHHIVDPRTGDVPEPRWRTVSVAAKSTVDANTASTAAVVLGDAAPAWLADRGLAARLVTGSGDVVTTPGWPCESELREAS; from the coding sequence GTGACCCCGGCCGCCACGGCGTTCCGCGCGCTCGGCACCACCGCCGAGGTGCTCGTCACCGACCCGGCCCGGCTCGAAACCGCCGTCGAGCTGCTGCACGACGAACTCGACGCCGTCGACGAGGCCTGCAGCCGGTTCCGCGCCGACTCCGAGATCTCCCGGCTGCACGACGTCGCCGGCCGGCAGGTCCGGGTCGGCCCGCTGCTCACCGAAGCCCTCGCCGCCGCCCTGCGCGCGGCCCGGCTCACCGGCGGGCTGGTCGACCCGACCGTCGGCACGGCCGTGCGGGCCCTGGGCTACGACCGCGACTTCGCCGCCGTCACCGACGGCCCGCTCGGCGCGGCGGCGCCCGCGCCCGGCTGGCACCGGGTGCTGTTCGACCCGGTGCGCGCGCTGGTCGTGCTGCCCCGGGGCGTCCACCTCGACCTCGGCGCGACGGCGAAGGCGCTGGCCGCCGACCGCGCGGCGCGCCGGATCCACGCCGCGACCGGCTGCGGGACGCTGGTGAACCTCGGGGGCGACCTCCGCGTCGAGGGCCCGGCACCCGCGGGCGGCTGGCAGGTCGCGATCGGCGACGACCACGCCGGCGCCGTCACCCGGCCGGACACCACCATCGCGCTGTCCGGCGGCGGGCTGGCGACGTCCGGGACCACCCGGCGGCGCTGGCGGCGCGGCGGCCGCACCGTGCACCACATCGTCGATCCGCGCACCGGCGACGTGCCGGAACCGCGCTGGCGCACGGTTTCCGTCGCGGCCAAGTCCACTGTGGACGCCAACACCGCGAGCACCGCGGCGGTCGTCCTCGGCGACGCGGCCCCTGCGTGGCTGGCGGACCGCGGTCTGGCCGCGCGGCTCGTCACCGGGAGCGGTGACGTCGTCACGACGCCGGGCTGGCCGTGCGAGTCCGAGCTGCGGGAGGCGTCGTGA
- a CDS encoding alkaline phosphatase family protein codes for MIRRRIFAVFAAAALVTTGAVTAAVVTRAAEPAVEPTAASVPAFDHVVLVMFENKKYSSINGSSSAPYFNTLAAQSAKFTNSFAITHPSQPNYVALFSGATQGVTSDSCPANLGAKDNLGRQLIGAGKTFKGYSESMPSDGYTGCSSGTYMRKHNSWVDFSNVPAASNVRYTSFPADFTQLPTVAFVTPNMCSDMHDCAIGTGDTWLKNNLDAYAQWAKTHNSLLITTFDEDSGTSVNQIFTSFTGAHVKAGSYSESINHYTVLRTIEASYGLPGIGGAASKSPILDVWQ; via the coding sequence ATGATCCGCAGGCGGATCTTCGCCGTGTTCGCCGCGGCCGCCCTCGTCACGACCGGTGCCGTCACGGCGGCCGTCGTCACCCGGGCGGCCGAGCCCGCCGTCGAGCCGACGGCCGCGAGCGTGCCCGCGTTCGACCACGTCGTGCTGGTGATGTTCGAGAACAAGAAGTACTCGTCGATCAACGGCAGTTCCAGCGCGCCCTACTTCAACACCCTGGCCGCGCAGAGCGCGAAGTTCACGAACTCCTTCGCGATCACGCACCCGAGCCAGCCCAACTACGTCGCGCTGTTCTCCGGCGCGACGCAGGGCGTCACCAGCGACAGCTGCCCGGCCAACCTCGGCGCCAAGGACAACCTGGGCCGGCAGCTGATCGGCGCCGGGAAGACGTTCAAGGGCTACTCCGAGTCGATGCCCTCGGACGGCTACACCGGCTGTTCCAGCGGCACCTACATGCGCAAGCACAACAGCTGGGTGGACTTCAGCAACGTCCCGGCGGCGAGCAACGTGCGCTACACGAGCTTCCCCGCCGACTTCACCCAGCTGCCGACGGTCGCCTTCGTGACGCCGAACATGTGCAGCGACATGCACGACTGCGCGATCGGCACCGGCGACACCTGGCTGAAGAACAACCTCGACGCGTACGCGCAGTGGGCCAAGACGCACAACAGCCTGCTGATCACCACCTTCGACGAGGACAGCGGCACGTCGGTCAACCAGATCTTCACGTCGTTCACCGGCGCGCACGTCAAGGCCGGCAGCTACAGCGAATCGATCAACCACTACACGGTGCTGCGCACGATCGAGGCGTCCTACGGCCTGCCCGGCATCGGCGGCGCCGCGAGCAAGTCGCCGATCCTCGACGTCTGGCAGTAA
- a CDS encoding MFS transporter → MYLSTIGRREHAATGSRRTLSAVGANVFALGAVSLVTDVSSEMVTAILPVYLVLGLHLSPAAYGLFDGLYTGATALLRLVGGYVADRVRRRKAVAGVGYALSAVMKLGLLAAGASATAIGAVITLDRTGKGLRTAPRDALITLSAPEPLLGRAFGVHRAMDSVGAFAGPLVALGVLAAVGATDPEAFDAVFVVSFCIAAIGVLLLVLFVRDRRTPRTAAAVSPRAALGLLRGRGVRRLLVAACVLGLATVGDGFVYLLLQHKEDVATGWFPLLAVGTNLSYLLLAAPLGALADRIGRLPVVLGGYGTLAVVYLLLAGPVSGWPLFALALALYGAFYAATDGVLMALAGPLLPEALRTTGISLVQTAQALAYFASSVLFGLAWQFWGAELAIGVAAGAAVVAIGVTFVVLSPRRPA, encoded by the coding sequence GTGTACCTCTCCACCATCGGCCGCCGCGAGCACGCCGCGACGGGGTCGCGGCGCACGCTCTCGGCGGTCGGTGCGAACGTCTTCGCGCTCGGCGCCGTCAGCCTCGTCACCGACGTCTCCTCGGAGATGGTCACCGCGATCCTGCCGGTCTACCTGGTGCTCGGCCTGCACCTGAGCCCGGCGGCGTACGGCCTGTTCGACGGCCTCTACACCGGCGCGACGGCGTTGCTGCGGCTCGTCGGCGGCTACGTCGCGGACCGGGTGCGGCGGCGCAAGGCCGTGGCCGGCGTGGGTTACGCGCTGTCGGCGGTGATGAAGCTCGGCCTGCTCGCGGCCGGGGCGTCGGCGACGGCGATCGGCGCCGTGATCACCCTCGACCGCACCGGCAAGGGCCTGCGGACGGCGCCCCGCGACGCGCTGATCACGTTGTCGGCGCCCGAACCGCTGCTCGGCCGGGCGTTCGGCGTGCACCGCGCGATGGACAGCGTGGGCGCGTTCGCCGGGCCGCTGGTGGCGCTCGGCGTCCTCGCGGCGGTCGGGGCCACCGACCCTGAGGCGTTCGACGCGGTGTTCGTCGTGAGCTTCTGCATCGCCGCGATCGGCGTGCTGCTGCTGGTGCTGTTCGTGCGCGACCGCCGGACGCCTCGGACGGCCGCCGCGGTGTCCCCCCGCGCGGCGCTGGGGCTCCTGCGCGGCCGCGGCGTCCGGCGGCTGCTGGTCGCGGCGTGCGTGCTCGGGCTGGCGACCGTCGGCGACGGCTTCGTCTACCTGTTGCTGCAGCACAAGGAGGACGTCGCGACCGGCTGGTTCCCGTTGCTCGCGGTCGGCACGAACCTCAGCTACCTGCTGCTCGCGGCGCCGCTGGGCGCGCTGGCCGACCGGATCGGGCGGCTGCCGGTGGTGCTCGGCGGGTACGGCACGCTCGCCGTCGTCTACCTGCTGCTGGCCGGGCCGGTGTCCGGCTGGCCGCTGTTCGCGCTGGCCCTGGCGCTCTACGGCGCGTTCTACGCGGCGACCGACGGCGTGCTCATGGCGCTGGCCGGGCCGCTGCTGCCGGAAGCGTTGCGCACGACCGGGATTTCGCTGGTGCAGACGGCGCAAGCGCTGGCGTACTTCGCCTCGTCCGTCCTTTTCGGACTGGCCTGGCAGTTCTGGGGCGCCGAGCTCGCGATCGGCGTCGCGGCCGGCGCCGCGGTGGTCGCGATCGGCGTCACGTTCGTCGTCCTCTCCCCGCGGCGGCCCGCGTGA
- a CDS encoding tannase/feruloyl esterase family alpha/beta hydrolase: protein MVLVSVLATAVPAPASATSARVFVPGAEKQVAVRLADLTATGTLASGHTVEADWAGLTSAGLPVPGRVPGVQVDGYFPDTSATNANHGWNHDAQFVLRLPDRWNGGLVVSGSPGTRRQYANDRAIGDQVLAEGYAFAATDKGNTGAAFYEDGVRPGDALAEWNTRVTQLTLAAKAAALLHYGRPPARTLAAGLSNGGYLVRWQLENRAWLYDGGVDWEGTLWRADGPNLLTFLPPAMRAYPAYAAGSAAAHQSILDGGFAPGPEFLWDYHYRVYWDLTQRIYREEVDPSFDGALAAGVPFCASGTPSCDADYAYASRPAPVARAVERISLTGRIGKPLLTLHGTLDTLLPITRDSDVYDRLITDAGRGALHRYYRIDGGNHVDGLVDQFPAQLRPLGPCFRTAFDALAGWLRGVRPPASATIARPAGATPADLARTCSLG, encoded by the coding sequence GTGGTGCTGGTTTCCGTTCTGGCGACGGCGGTGCCCGCACCGGCGTCCGCCACGAGTGCGCGGGTCTTCGTGCCCGGCGCCGAAAAGCAGGTCGCCGTCCGCCTGGCCGACCTGACGGCGACCGGCACGCTCGCGTCCGGTCACACCGTCGAGGCGGACTGGGCCGGGCTGACGTCGGCGGGCCTGCCGGTGCCGGGCCGGGTGCCCGGCGTCCAGGTCGACGGCTACTTCCCGGACACGTCGGCGACGAACGCCAACCACGGCTGGAACCACGACGCGCAGTTCGTGCTGCGCCTGCCGGACCGCTGGAACGGCGGCCTGGTCGTGTCCGGCTCGCCCGGGACGCGGCGGCAGTACGCGAACGACCGCGCGATCGGCGACCAGGTGCTGGCCGAGGGGTACGCGTTCGCCGCGACCGACAAGGGCAACACCGGCGCCGCGTTCTACGAAGACGGCGTCCGGCCGGGGGACGCACTGGCCGAGTGGAACACGCGCGTCACCCAGCTGACCCTGGCCGCGAAGGCGGCCGCGCTGCTGCACTACGGCCGGCCGCCGGCGCGGACGCTGGCCGCCGGGTTGTCGAACGGCGGCTACCTGGTGCGGTGGCAGCTGGAGAACCGGGCGTGGCTCTACGACGGCGGCGTCGACTGGGAGGGGACGCTCTGGCGCGCCGACGGCCCGAACCTGCTCACGTTCCTGCCGCCCGCGATGCGCGCTTATCCCGCCTACGCGGCGGGTTCCGCGGCCGCCCACCAGTCCATTCTGGACGGCGGGTTCGCGCCCGGGCCGGAGTTCCTGTGGGACTACCACTACCGCGTCTACTGGGACCTGACCCAGCGGATCTACCGGGAAGAGGTCGACCCGTCGTTCGACGGCGCGCTCGCGGCGGGCGTCCCGTTCTGCGCGAGCGGGACGCCGTCGTGCGACGCGGACTACGCGTACGCGTCGCGGCCCGCGCCGGTGGCCCGCGCGGTGGAGCGGATCTCCCTGACCGGCCGGATCGGCAAGCCGCTGCTCACCCTGCACGGCACCCTGGACACGCTGCTGCCGATCACCCGCGACTCGGACGTCTACGACCGGCTGATCACCGACGCGGGCCGCGGCGCGCTCCACCGCTACTACCGGATCGACGGCGGCAACCACGTCGACGGCCTGGTCGACCAGTTCCCCGCGCAGCTGCGGCCACTGGGCCCGTGCTTCCGGACGGCGTTCGACGCGCTGGCCGGCTGGCTGCGCGGAGTGCGCCCGCCGGCGTCGGCGACGATCGCCCGGCCCGCCGGAGCGACCCCGGCGGACCTGGCCCGCACCTGCTCGCTCGGCTGA
- a CDS encoding PHB depolymerase family esterase, translating to MRKLAFAGLAAITAAVLTTVGVASADPPAASLVQISSFGANPGALAMYTYTPSGLETGRPVVVALHGCTQSASDYYAHSGWPALADRWRFEVVFPQQSTANNSLKCFNWFGTADDTRGNGEAASVKSMVDKAIGDHGSDRSRVFVTGLSAGGGMTADLLAAYPDVFAGGGINAGLPAQCATSVTQATNCQQNNQNLTPAQWAARVTAQYPGYGGPWPRVAIWQGTGDYTVYPVNGTELRDQWTAVHGLSQTPTSTQSLPGGTTLTAYGDKVQLYSIAGMGHGTAVDPGTGTTQCGSTGAYFLAGICSSYYTGVFFGLDKGSGTTPPPTTTTPTTTPPPSGACVSASNYAHTQAGRAHQSSGQTYANGSNQAMGLWNTFTVHALRETSSGYWVLADGQC from the coding sequence ATGCGCAAACTCGCTTTCGCCGGGCTCGCCGCGATCACCGCCGCCGTGCTCACCACCGTCGGGGTGGCGTCCGCCGACCCACCCGCCGCGTCCCTGGTCCAGATCTCGTCGTTCGGCGCCAACCCGGGCGCGCTGGCGATGTACACCTACACCCCCAGCGGCCTCGAAACCGGGCGCCCGGTCGTCGTGGCGCTGCACGGCTGCACGCAGAGCGCGTCGGACTACTACGCCCACTCCGGCTGGCCCGCGCTGGCCGACCGGTGGCGCTTCGAGGTCGTGTTCCCGCAGCAGTCCACCGCGAACAACTCGCTGAAGTGCTTCAACTGGTTCGGCACCGCGGACGACACCCGGGGCAACGGCGAGGCCGCGTCCGTCAAGTCCATGGTGGACAAGGCGATCGGCGACCACGGCTCGGACCGCTCCCGCGTGTTCGTCACGGGCCTGTCGGCGGGCGGCGGCATGACGGCCGACCTCCTGGCCGCCTACCCGGACGTCTTCGCCGGCGGCGGGATCAACGCCGGGCTGCCCGCGCAGTGCGCCACCAGCGTCACGCAGGCCACGAACTGCCAGCAGAACAACCAGAACCTGACGCCGGCGCAGTGGGCCGCGCGCGTCACGGCGCAGTACCCGGGCTACGGCGGGCCGTGGCCGCGCGTCGCGATCTGGCAGGGCACCGGCGACTACACCGTCTACCCGGTCAACGGCACCGAGCTGCGCGACCAGTGGACCGCGGTGCACGGCCTCTCCCAGACGCCGACGAGCACGCAGTCCCTGCCCGGCGGCACGACGTTGACGGCCTACGGCGACAAGGTCCAGCTCTACTCGATCGCGGGCATGGGCCACGGCACCGCGGTCGACCCCGGCACCGGTACGACGCAGTGCGGCAGCACCGGCGCGTACTTCCTCGCCGGGATCTGCTCCAGCTACTACACGGGTGTGTTCTTCGGGCTGGACAAGGGATCCGGGACCACTCCGCCGCCGACGACGACCACGCCGACCACCACCCCGCCGCCGTCGGGCGCCTGCGTGTCGGCCAGCAACTACGCCCACACCCAGGCGGGCCGCGCGCACCAGAGCAGCGGCCAGACGTACGCGAACGGGTCCAACCAGGCGATGGGCCTGTGGAACACCTTCACGGTCCACGCGCTGCGCGAGACGTCGTCGGGCTACTGGGTCCTCGCCGACGGGCAGTGCTAG